Proteins co-encoded in one Candidatus Thiodictyon syntrophicum genomic window:
- a CDS encoding response regulator gives MKLTLLLCDDQTLFREGLAAIIARQPDWRVVAEAADGAAAVRLVKAQRPDVAVLDVAMPVMSGIEAAAAIRAAVPLTRIVALSMYADEHYLRRMLAAGAAAYVLKNEASAELIQAIETVMDGGTFVSPALCTTGAAVVQRSAELDAALLTAREREVLCLLAQGRRTKDIAAQLAIGAKTVETYRARIMMKLRIDNVPDLVRFAIRAGIAPLE, from the coding sequence ATGAAACTGACCTTACTGCTGTGCGACGACCAGACCCTGTTCCGCGAGGGACTGGCGGCCATCATTGCCCGCCAACCGGACTGGCGCGTCGTGGCCGAGGCCGCGGACGGGGCCGCGGCGGTCCGCCTGGTCAAGGCGCAGCGCCCGGACGTGGCGGTGCTCGACGTGGCCATGCCGGTCATGAGCGGGATCGAGGCCGCCGCCGCGATCCGCGCGGCGGTCCCGCTGACCCGCATCGTGGCGCTCTCCATGTATGCCGACGAGCACTATCTGCGGCGCATGCTCGCCGCCGGGGCCGCGGCCTACGTACTCAAGAACGAGGCCAGCGCCGAGCTGATCCAGGCGATCGAGACGGTCATGGATGGCGGCACCTTCGTCAGCCCCGCGCTCTGCACGACGGGCGCCGCGGTGGTGCAGCGCAGCGCCGAGCTCGACGCGGCCCTCCTGACCGCCCGCGAGCGCGAGGTGCTCTGCCTGCTCGCCCAGGGCCGCCGCACCAAGGACATCGCCGCGCAACTCGCGATCGGCGCCAAGACCGTGGAGACCTACCGCGCGCGCATCATGATGAAGCTGCGCATCGACAACGTGCCCGACCTGGTGCGCTTCGCCATCCGCGCCGGGATTGCACCCCTGGAGTAG
- a CDS encoding PKD domain-containing protein: MRIPIFRHWLAAALVAVVGLLQLPSTARADWADASGFLSVSATPRAFDMATKQVFSYVTVTNNAPGAVTGPLRLVIPTSNFTVVGAGTTADGKPYVNLPNGLAQGASARVRVSFTQQRGALTFTTRPERYSPPTVTAGLPGTVPEGTPVTGTALVSGAQGPLSYLWTQTSGPAVVLTGDTTATLGFTAPTTGGTPTTLGFTLAVTDGVGKTTTATASVSVQPNDIVVDAGTDRQVYAGLTVSLHGTGSGPGTSDIFTWTQDSGTAVTLTNAGTANAEFVAPAVTVPTNLVLELTYTDGLTTGTDQVTIAVLPQPTQSSANAPLIVAGATQQQPLVLVAQPGAQVSGGTTETLTAVASGGDGHYTWEWKKPVHTGGAACNTTDGPDDGPQFQVTLPGTGTGQCEAANVTYKVGVIVTDGAGRQAEDVTDLWLNHAALPLTIQAPAAAVSEGPKPATVAATASGGTGPYTYAWVQTGPETSPGVLDPAYIVTLIDPTTTTPSFVPPPVNQDTTLTFRVTITDSTSPTPLSATRDMNVLVRNGFALTPTLPFSLQVPPAVSVIAGTPVKLGAVASGGTPGYTWSWGCTGGTAPTLSGQTTSTLTLTGNAASETLTCTVQATDSAGTPASKQGSVQVNVLATPGPLPLAVPPIPRIYVDEGTAGVTVTAAATGGTGTYSYSWAFVPSGGVNSLTLTGALTNAVRLDAPLVDAQSALNLQVTVTDGASSVTRDAWVVVNDITPPLEIALTGGPLTVTAGQTVHLGSGLTPRGGVGPYVYSWSQTAPATPAVDITDGTTGNPSIVAPTVTASTPFTFAMTVTDSVGHSQTVSETVTVNPAVPNLAVVARLQGMGSAGTELFFNPGQAGSITTSLTAPGTGPYTYKWTQTAGPSLGNLGTGATASFTVPDATSTVAVTVQVSVTDSGGKVASSSVDFNIHGFRPGKPCVVCGDLNKQIACNDMELVIADLTQCPDATPYCMNDIVQNASLDPAVAQYKRCVDEVECDSLWYQATSDEPLCLNFDPANGEDTLICHLCCWGDACNVDTVPPVETLYRP, translated from the coding sequence ATGCGTATCCCCATCTTCCGACACTGGCTCGCCGCGGCCCTCGTCGCCGTCGTCGGCCTGTTGCAACTGCCGTCCACCGCCCGGGCCGACTGGGCCGATGCCAGCGGGTTTCTGAGCGTCAGCGCCACCCCGCGCGCGTTCGACATGGCGACCAAGCAGGTCTTCAGCTATGTCACCGTCACCAACAACGCGCCGGGTGCCGTGACCGGCCCGCTGCGCCTGGTCATCCCGACCAGCAACTTCACCGTGGTCGGTGCCGGCACCACCGCCGATGGCAAGCCCTATGTCAACCTGCCCAACGGGCTGGCCCAGGGCGCGTCGGCACGGGTGCGGGTGAGCTTCACCCAGCAGCGCGGGGCACTGACCTTCACCACCAGGCCCGAGCGCTACAGCCCCCCGACCGTCACCGCCGGCCTGCCGGGCACCGTCCCCGAAGGCACGCCGGTCACCGGCACCGCCCTGGTCAGCGGCGCCCAGGGTCCGCTGAGCTACCTCTGGACCCAGACCAGCGGCCCCGCCGTGGTCCTGACCGGCGACACCACCGCGACGCTGGGCTTCACCGCGCCGACCACCGGCGGCACCCCGACGACCTTGGGCTTCACCCTCGCCGTCACCGACGGCGTCGGCAAGACCACCACCGCGACCGCCAGCGTCAGCGTGCAGCCGAACGACATCGTCGTCGATGCCGGTACCGACCGTCAGGTCTACGCCGGCCTGACCGTCTCACTGCACGGCACCGGCAGCGGCCCCGGCACCAGCGACATCTTCACCTGGACCCAGGACTCCGGCACCGCGGTCACCTTGACCAACGCCGGCACCGCCAATGCGGAATTCGTCGCCCCCGCCGTGACCGTGCCCACCAATCTGGTGCTCGAGCTCACCTACACCGACGGACTGACGACCGGTACCGACCAGGTCACCATCGCGGTCCTGCCGCAGCCGACCCAGAGCAGCGCCAATGCCCCGCTGATCGTCGCCGGCGCCACCCAGCAGCAACCGCTGGTGCTGGTCGCCCAGCCCGGCGCCCAGGTGTCCGGCGGTACCACCGAGACCCTCACCGCGGTCGCGAGCGGCGGCGACGGCCACTACACCTGGGAGTGGAAGAAGCCCGTGCATACGGGCGGCGCCGCGTGCAACACCACCGACGGACCGGACGACGGGCCGCAGTTCCAGGTCACGCTGCCCGGCACCGGCACCGGCCAGTGCGAGGCGGCCAACGTCACCTACAAGGTCGGTGTCATCGTCACCGACGGCGCGGGCCGCCAGGCCGAGGACGTGACCGACCTGTGGCTCAATCACGCCGCGCTGCCGTTGACCATCCAGGCCCCGGCCGCCGCCGTGAGCGAAGGCCCCAAGCCCGCCACCGTCGCCGCCACCGCCAGCGGCGGCACCGGCCCCTACACCTACGCTTGGGTGCAGACCGGTCCTGAGACCTCGCCCGGCGTCCTCGATCCCGCGTACATAGTGACCCTGATCGACCCCACGACCACCACCCCGAGCTTCGTGCCCCCGCCGGTGAATCAGGACACCACCCTGACCTTCCGGGTCACCATCACCGACAGCACCAGCCCCACGCCCCTGAGCGCCACCCGCGACATGAACGTCCTGGTGCGCAACGGCTTCGCGCTGACCCCAACCCTGCCCTTCAGCCTGCAGGTCCCGCCCGCCGTCAGCGTCATCGCCGGCACCCCGGTCAAGCTCGGCGCCGTCGCCAGCGGCGGCACCCCCGGCTACACCTGGAGCTGGGGCTGCACCGGCGGCACCGCCCCGACCCTGAGCGGCCAGACCACCAGCACCCTGACCCTGACCGGCAACGCGGCTTCGGAGACCCTGACCTGCACCGTGCAGGCCACCGACAGCGCCGGCACCCCGGCCAGCAAGCAGGGCAGCGTGCAGGTCAACGTGCTCGCCACCCCGGGCCCCCTGCCGCTCGCGGTGCCCCCGATCCCGCGCATCTATGTCGATGAGGGCACCGCCGGCGTGACCGTCACCGCGGCCGCCACCGGCGGCACCGGGACCTACAGCTACAGTTGGGCCTTCGTCCCCAGCGGCGGTGTGAACAGCCTGACGCTCACCGGCGCCCTCACCAACGCGGTCCGCCTCGACGCACCCTTGGTCGATGCCCAGAGCGCCCTGAACCTGCAGGTGACGGTCACCGACGGGGCCAGCAGCGTCACCCGCGACGCCTGGGTGGTGGTCAACGACATCACCCCGCCGCTGGAGATCGCCTTGACCGGCGGACCGCTCACCGTCACCGCCGGGCAGACCGTGCATCTGGGCAGCGGACTGACCCCGCGCGGCGGTGTGGGACCCTACGTCTATAGCTGGTCCCAGACCGCGCCCGCGACGCCCGCGGTGGACATCACCGACGGCACCACCGGCAACCCGTCCATCGTCGCGCCGACGGTGACCGCGTCCACGCCCTTTACCTTCGCCATGACCGTCACCGACAGCGTCGGGCACAGTCAGACGGTCAGCGAGACCGTGACCGTCAATCCGGCGGTGCCGAACTTGGCGGTTGTCGCCCGACTCCAGGGGATGGGGTCAGCGGGCACTGAGCTGTTCTTCAACCCGGGGCAGGCCGGGTCGATCACCACCTCGCTGACCGCACCCGGCACGGGGCCCTACACCTACAAGTGGACACAAACCGCCGGCCCGTCCCTCGGCAACCTCGGCACCGGCGCGACCGCGAGCTTCACCGTGCCGGATGCGACCAGCACGGTAGCGGTCACGGTGCAGGTGAGCGTGACCGACAGCGGGGGCAAGGTCGCGTCCAGCAGCGTGGACTTCAACATTCACGGGTTTCGCCCGGGCAAGCCGTGCGTCGTCTGCGGCGATCTCAACAAGCAGATCGCCTGCAACGACATGGAGTTGGTCATCGCGGATTTGACCCAGTGTCCCGACGCCACGCCGTACTGTATGAACGATATCGTCCAGAACGCCAGCTTGGATCCGGCCGTGGCCCAGTACAAGCGCTGCGTCGATGAGGTGGAGTGCGACAGCCTGTGGTACCAGGCGACCTCCGACGAGCCGTTGTGCCTGAATTTCGACCCGGCGAACGGTGAGGATACCTTGATCTGTCACCTCTGCTGCTGGGGCGACGCCTGCAACGTCGACACGGTCCCGCCGGTAGAGACGCTGTATCGGCCCTGA
- a CDS encoding class I SAM-dependent methyltransferase, giving the protein MHPTDPVPHPDPAAAHHSARLGDLIRAGIAAAGGLLPFDRFMDLALYAPGLGYYVAGAAKFGAGGDFVTAPQLSPLFGGCIAVQAAQALERLGGGDVLEFGAGDGALAVAVLTGLERLGALPGRYLILEPSPDLQERQRALLAARVPHLAGRCAWLTGLPSALRGVVLANEVLDAMPVHRFSIGAGGEPLELCVGERDGALIEVEAPVRSPGLTAAITALQHAGLAQTPGYTSEINLRLHPWCAALGDCLDAGLVLLIDYGYPASAYYQPDRTMGTLMCHWRHQAHADPYRHLGLQDIGAHVDFSAVAQAALAAELTVAGFATQAQFLIGCGIDRLMTDAADGGAADLNLAQAVKQLLLPAAMGERFKVLALSRGLSGPWCGFSMRDLRDRL; this is encoded by the coding sequence ATGCACCCTACCGATCCGGTTCCGCACCCGGACCCCGCCGCCGCCCACCACAGCGCCCGCCTGGGCGACCTGATCCGCGCCGGGATCGCCGCCGCCGGGGGTCTGCTGCCCTTCGATCGCTTCATGGACCTGGCGCTCTATGCCCCGGGGCTCGGCTACTACGTGGCGGGGGCGGCCAAGTTCGGGGCGGGCGGGGACTTCGTGACCGCGCCTCAGTTGTCCCCGCTCTTCGGCGGCTGCATCGCGGTCCAGGCGGCGCAGGCCTTGGAGCGGCTCGGTGGGGGCGACGTGCTGGAGTTCGGCGCCGGGGACGGCGCCCTGGCCGTCGCGGTCCTGACCGGCCTGGAACGTCTGGGCGCCCTGCCCGGCCGCTACCTGATCCTGGAGCCGAGCCCCGACCTGCAAGAGCGCCAGCGCGCACTGCTCGCCGCCCGGGTCCCGCATCTGGCCGGGCGCTGCGCCTGGCTCACCGGTTTGCCCAGTGCCCTGCGCGGGGTGGTCCTGGCCAACGAGGTGCTGGACGCGATGCCGGTCCACCGCTTCAGTATCGGCGCCGGGGGGGAGCCGCTGGAGCTCTGTGTGGGCGAGCGTGACGGGGCCTTGATCGAGGTCGAGGCCCCGGTGCGCTCCCCGGGCCTCACCGCGGCGATCACCGCCCTCCAGCACGCGGGGCTGGCCCAGACGCCGGGCTACACCTCGGAGATCAATCTGCGCCTGCACCCCTGGTGCGCCGCCCTCGGCGACTGCCTGGACGCGGGTCTGGTGCTGCTGATCGACTATGGCTACCCGGCGTCCGCCTATTACCAGCCGGACCGCACCATGGGCACCCTGATGTGCCACTGGCGCCACCAGGCGCACGCCGACCCCTACCGTCACCTCGGCCTGCAGGACATCGGCGCCCATGTGGACTTCAGCGCCGTGGCCCAGGCCGCCCTGGCAGCGGAGCTGACCGTCGCCGGTTTTGCCACCCAGGCCCAGTTCCTGATCGGCTGCGGTATCGACCGGCTGATGACGGACGCTGCCGACGGCGGCGCGGCGGACCTGAACCTGGCGCAGGCGGTAAAGCAACTGCTGCTGCCCGCCGCCATGGGCGAGCGTTTCAAGGTGCTCGCCCTCAGCCGCGGACTCAGCGGTCCCTGGTGCGGGTTCTCCATGCGCGACCTGCGTGACCGGCTCTGA
- a CDS encoding tetratricopeptide repeat protein translates to MAITGSPLTALLSAALFGLGFSVSALAAPTPELAAPAPQATLLQDQAQQEDEQDFNSPLTSAALLARVRGDLAVGQVRAAIAGLRLLLHQDPANLQGLLILADLHLLIQRGAVAETALKQAEQAGVPRAQVLTRLAEAYLQQNDPRRVLDELADLADLEPDLSAQMLAWQARAQVALGDRAQARALLERALTLVPDQPLVLTDLGRLTLLEGRRDEARATLDRVITLGRDTREAHAILAELDQAQGQPGAAERHLDAALEQAPERWLYRWRRAMVRIDLDKLAAADADLQAAAAVSPGFAGLDLARARLALAQENPAAAMQHIDAYLAVVPKDQAAFQVALQAAAGLGDPARLRSLAERLQRAAPDSPGPVMITAQARLIAGDAQGALDTLEPLARREVPAPELTLLRARALRALGRRDEAGEVVVRALERFPQDPRLRLWEAESLADRGEREAALRGVNAILANKPQDIPARMLRGRLLVEMGVLDEASREGRSLMDAVPGAPGGYRIVAAALVLAGDAQGARAVLSEALGRVRPQADLLVGLARLEVAAGDLSPALEHYRAALALEPDNLEAMAGLARHAADGEGGLDMLERLAQALQRDQDNPVLRAETIAALLARGQSKEAARVADETPIDLRRDAPEALGRARALALLAAERPGDALGVLGPLTSANPRQAEPRLLSARALAALKDQRAQEQFLAGWRLDPDAPLAAEVLDDLLAILPEGRARERLITEMSRVHPNALLVEVLRARVASAAGALAQAARHWKEVRRREPKHRRWLLEYLRTLLALDQRAEAIVTADAWLRESPKDAEVAVLLANHLFERGERGRAARYYQDVLAYQPDNPFALNNLALDFMGTKPAAAVTYAQRLLSLFPAQPKVLDTVGTVRLAVGDGTGAVEVLSRAHDKAPSDPQIAFHLAQALVAAAAPGRARELLRPIVSQDFAEQGQARDLLARLEAGAPGN, encoded by the coding sequence ATGGCGATCACTGGTTCCCCCCTCACCGCGCTCCTGTCGGCGGCACTGTTCGGTTTGGGTTTCTCCGTCAGCGCGTTGGCCGCGCCAACGCCCGAGCTTGCGGCGCCCGCGCCCCAGGCGACGCTATTGCAGGATCAGGCGCAGCAGGAGGATGAACAGGACTTCAACAGTCCCCTGACATCGGCGGCCCTGCTCGCGCGCGTGCGCGGCGACCTCGCGGTGGGTCAGGTCCGCGCGGCCATCGCCGGGCTGCGCCTGTTGCTGCACCAAGACCCGGCCAACCTCCAGGGCCTGCTCATCCTGGCCGACCTGCACCTGCTGATCCAGCGTGGGGCGGTGGCGGAAACCGCACTCAAACAGGCCGAACAGGCGGGGGTGCCGCGCGCGCAGGTCCTGACCAGGCTCGCGGAGGCCTACCTCCAACAGAACGACCCCCGGCGGGTACTCGATGAACTGGCGGACCTCGCGGACCTGGAGCCGGACCTCTCCGCCCAGATGCTCGCCTGGCAGGCCCGCGCCCAAGTGGCCCTGGGGGATCGTGCGCAGGCCAGGGCACTCCTCGAGCGCGCCCTGACCCTGGTCCCGGATCAACCCTTGGTCCTGACCGACCTGGGGCGCCTGACCCTGCTCGAGGGCCGCCGCGATGAGGCCCGCGCCACCCTGGACCGCGTCATCACGCTGGGGCGTGACACCCGGGAGGCCCACGCGATACTGGCTGAACTGGACCAGGCGCAAGGCCAGCCGGGCGCCGCCGAGAGGCATCTGGATGCGGCCCTGGAGCAGGCCCCGGAGCGCTGGCTCTACCGCTGGCGGCGGGCCATGGTGCGCATCGACCTGGACAAGTTGGCGGCGGCGGACGCGGACCTGCAAGCGGCGGCGGCGGTCTCCCCGGGGTTTGCCGGCCTGGACCTCGCACGCGCCCGTCTGGCCCTGGCGCAGGAGAACCCCGCGGCGGCCATGCAGCACATCGACGCCTATCTGGCCGTAGTGCCCAAGGATCAGGCGGCCTTCCAGGTGGCCCTTCAGGCCGCCGCCGGGTTGGGCGACCCGGCGCGGCTGCGCAGCCTGGCGGAGCGGCTGCAGCGCGCGGCCCCGGACAGCCCGGGTCCGGTCATGATCACGGCGCAGGCCCGGCTGATCGCCGGGGATGCGCAGGGCGCCCTGGACACCCTGGAGCCGCTGGCGCGGCGCGAGGTCCCGGCTCCGGAGCTGACGCTCCTGCGCGCGCGTGCGCTGCGGGCACTGGGGCGGCGGGATGAGGCGGGGGAGGTCGTCGTGCGGGCGCTGGAACGGTTTCCCCAGGACCCGCGGCTGCGTCTGTGGGAGGCCGAGTCGCTGGCGGACCGGGGCGAGCGCGAGGCCGCCCTGAGGGGCGTGAACGCCATCCTCGCGAACAAGCCGCAGGACATTCCCGCGCGGATGTTGCGGGGGCGCCTGCTGGTGGAGATGGGGGTCCTGGACGAGGCGAGCCGCGAGGGGCGCAGCCTGATGGATGCCGTGCCCGGGGCCCCGGGCGGCTATCGCATCGTCGCCGCCGCGCTGGTCCTGGCCGGGGATGCGCAGGGCGCGCGGGCGGTCCTGAGCGAGGCCCTGGGACGCGTGCGCCCCCAGGCGGACCTGCTGGTCGGGCTCGCGCGCCTGGAGGTCGCCGCCGGGGACCTGAGCCCGGCACTCGAACACTACCGTGCGGCCCTGGCCCTGGAGCCGGACAACCTGGAGGCCATGGCCGGGCTGGCGCGTCATGCCGCGGACGGCGAGGGCGGACTGGACATGCTGGAGCGGCTGGCCCAGGCCCTGCAACGTGACCAGGACAACCCGGTGCTGCGCGCCGAGACGATCGCCGCGCTGCTGGCCCGGGGCCAGTCCAAGGAAGCGGCCCGGGTGGCGGACGAGACCCCCATCGACCTGCGGCGCGACGCCCCCGAGGCCCTCGGCCGCGCGCGGGCCCTGGCGCTGCTCGCGGCGGAGCGGCCCGGGGACGCGCTGGGGGTGCTGGGCCCCCTGACCAGCGCCAACCCCCGGCAGGCCGAGCCGCGACTGCTCAGTGCCCGCGCCCTGGCCGCCTTGAAGGATCAGCGCGCGCAGGAGCAGTTCCTGGCCGGCTGGCGCCTGGACCCGGACGCACCCCTGGCGGCGGAGGTCTTGGACGACCTGCTTGCGATCCTGCCCGAGGGCCGGGCGCGGGAGCGCCTGATCACGGAGATGTCGCGCGTCCACCCGAATGCGCTCCTGGTGGAGGTGCTGCGGGCCCGGGTCGCGAGCGCGGCGGGGGCCTTGGCGCAGGCCGCGCGGCACTGGAAGGAGGTCAGGCGGCGGGAGCCGAAGCACCGCCGCTGGCTGCTGGAGTATCTGCGCACCCTGCTGGCCCTGGACCAGCGTGCCGAGGCGATCGTGACGGCCGACGCCTGGTTACGCGAGTCACCCAAGGACGCGGAGGTTGCGGTGCTGCTGGCCAATCACCTGTTCGAGCGGGGCGAGCGCGGACGCGCGGCCCGCTACTACCAGGATGTCCTCGCCTACCAGCCGGACAACCCTTTTGCACTCAACAATCTGGCGCTGGACTTCATGGGCACCAAGCCAGCCGCCGCCGTGACCTACGCGCAGCGGCTGCTGTCCCTCTTCCCCGCGCAGCCCAAGGTGCTCGATACCGTCGGGACGGTCCGGCTGGCCGTCGGCGACGGCACCGGGGCCGTGGAGGTCCTGAGCCGTGCCCACGACAAGGCCCCGTCGGACCCGCAGATCGCCTTCCACCTGGCCCAGGCCCTGGTCGCCGCCGCGGCCCCGGGGCGGGCACGCGAACTGCTGCGTCCGATCGTCTCCCAGGACTTTGCCGAACAGGGCCAGGCACGGGACCTCCTCGCCCGCCTCGAAGCGGGCGCGCCGGGCAACTGA
- a CDS encoding GlsB/YeaQ/YmgE family stress response membrane protein, with product MDLISLAIFLAIGAVAGWLAGVILKGGGFGLLVNIVIGILGAVVGGFAFGLLGISAGGILGSIITATVGAVLLLVIVGLLKKAA from the coding sequence ATGGACCTCATCAGCCTCGCGATCTTTCTCGCCATCGGCGCCGTGGCCGGCTGGCTGGCCGGCGTCATTCTCAAGGGCGGCGGCTTCGGCCTGCTGGTGAATATCGTCATCGGCATCCTCGGTGCCGTCGTCGGCGGTTTCGCCTTCGGCCTGCTCGGCATCAGCGCCGGCGGCATCCTCGGGTCGATCATCACCGCCACCGTCGGCGCGGTGCTGCTGCTCGTCATCGTCGGGCTCCTTAAGAAGGCCGCCTGA
- a CDS encoding CHASE sensor domain-containing protein: MSRQQSIRTRVMLALMLMTLAPLGLATLLSMVMDLTLMRDHMLRDLQVLAQVVGENCVSALVFDDPETARRQLATLEREYQIREALLYDAAGREVARWQREAADLDDPRTAGLHRLLATRVRVDYRMRFDDRPVGHILIHARLDELNRQLAQYLWIAGLFALLTLAAALALALRLQRRLSDPILALAEQSRVISGEETFAARIRDPGAGPELATLVQGFNAVLDAVEHRESELAQRADALDLANRRLRRLAIEMALVEETERARLAGELHDSPMQKLALAQMQVDAAGRERDAESEQMLATGLELLREGISELRSLQFELSPPVLHQRGLPAALEWLAANARVRWGIPIHCVIGADTPPLGRDLSVILFRAARELVYNLIKHARATRGEIRLTGTAAGLELRVEDDGIGFDTDGDGAPGSPAAGFGLYSLRERVALLGGSLSVEALAPGTRVSIRLPVTVLGEFPKGRRPPAPHSDQGDARP, encoded by the coding sequence ATGAGCAGGCAGCAGAGTATCCGCACCCGGGTCATGCTGGCCCTGATGCTCATGACGTTGGCGCCCCTGGGGCTGGCCACCTTGCTGTCCATGGTCATGGACCTGACGCTGATGCGCGACCACATGCTGCGCGACCTGCAGGTGCTCGCGCAGGTGGTCGGTGAGAACTGCGTCTCCGCGCTGGTCTTCGACGACCCCGAAACCGCCCGGCGTCAGCTCGCAACCCTGGAGCGCGAATACCAGATCCGCGAGGCCCTGCTCTACGACGCCGCGGGCCGCGAGGTCGCGCGCTGGCAGCGGGAGGCGGCCGATCTGGACGACCCGCGGACCGCGGGTCTGCACCGGCTGCTCGCGACCCGGGTGCGGGTCGACTACCGGATGCGCTTCGACGACCGTCCGGTCGGCCACATCCTGATTCACGCCCGGCTTGACGAACTGAACCGGCAACTCGCCCAATACCTGTGGATTGCCGGACTCTTCGCCCTCCTGACCCTGGCCGCGGCACTCGCACTCGCGTTGCGCCTGCAACGCCGACTCAGCGACCCGATCCTGGCCCTGGCCGAGCAGAGCCGTGTGATCTCGGGCGAAGAGACCTTCGCGGCGCGCATCCGCGACCCCGGCGCCGGGCCGGAATTGGCAACCCTGGTGCAAGGGTTCAATGCCGTCCTGGACGCGGTCGAGCACCGCGAATCCGAGTTGGCGCAGCGCGCGGATGCACTCGACCTGGCCAACCGGCGCCTGCGCCGCCTGGCCATCGAGATGGCCCTGGTCGAGGAGACCGAGCGCGCCCGGCTGGCCGGCGAACTGCACGACAGCCCCATGCAGAAGCTCGCCCTGGCACAGATGCAGGTCGATGCCGCCGGCCGCGAGCGCGACGCCGAGTCCGAACAGATGCTGGCCACGGGGCTGGAACTGCTGCGCGAGGGGATCAGCGAGCTGCGCTCGCTCCAGTTCGAGCTGAGCCCCCCCGTGCTGCATCAGCGGGGCCTGCCGGCCGCCCTGGAGTGGCTGGCGGCCAACGCGCGTGTGCGCTGGGGCATCCCGATCCACTGTGTCATCGGCGCCGACACGCCGCCGCTCGGCCGCGACCTGTCGGTGATCCTGTTCCGGGCCGCACGCGAACTGGTGTATAACCTGATCAAGCACGCGCGGGCGACCCGCGGGGAGATCCGGCTCACCGGCACCGCCGCGGGTCTCGAACTGCGCGTGGAAGACGACGGCATCGGCTTCGACACGGACGGCGACGGCGCACCGGGAAGTCCCGCGGCCGGCTTCGGACTCTACAGCCTGCGCGAGCGCGTCGCCCTGTTGGGCGGCAGCCTGAGCGTCGAGGCGCTCGCCCCCGGGACCCGGGTCAGTATCCGTTTGCCGGTCACTGTCCTGGGCGAGTTTCCGAAGGGCAGGCGCCCGCCCGCGCCGCACTCGGACCAGGGAGACGCCCGCCCGTAG
- a CDS encoding sulfite exporter TauE/SafE family protein translates to MPILDLAGFLLTGVLSGLLAGLFGVGGGAIMVPALILLFAHLGIGEDWGPHLAVGTSLAAIVGTGAASALAHQRRGAVRWDLVLGLAPGIVLGAWAGAAIAGFMPGLWLKRLFAAFLCYVGVRMLIPGRATGHRPLPGKAGLWAVGGGIGALSALVGIGGGTITVPFLARCGLDLRQAVGTSAACGVPIAIAGAIGFMVVGWGREGLPAMTSGFVYWPAVLLMLVASIPTAPLGARLAHSLPVAVLKRAFGVLLLLIAARLAFG, encoded by the coding sequence ATGCCCATCCTCGATCTGGCAGGCTTCCTGCTCACCGGCGTCCTCTCCGGACTGCTCGCCGGTCTCTTCGGCGTCGGCGGCGGTGCCATCATGGTGCCGGCCCTGATCCTGCTCTTCGCCCACCTGGGGATCGGCGAGGACTGGGGTCCGCACCTGGCCGTCGGCACCTCGCTCGCGGCCATCGTCGGCACCGGGGCCGCCTCCGCGCTGGCCCACCAGCGGCGCGGCGCCGTGCGCTGGGATCTGGTGCTCGGCCTGGCGCCGGGGATCGTGCTGGGGGCCTGGGCGGGTGCCGCCATCGCCGGGTTCATGCCGGGGCTCTGGCTCAAGCGCCTGTTCGCCGCCTTTCTGTGTTACGTGGGGGTGCGCATGTTGATCCCGGGCCGGGCGACCGGGCATCGGCCCCTGCCCGGCAAGGCGGGCCTCTGGGCCGTCGGCGGCGGCATCGGCGCCCTGTCCGCGCTGGTCGGGATCGGTGGGGGCACCATCACCGTGCCCTTCCTCGCGCGCTGCGGGCTCGACCTGCGGCAGGCCGTGGGCACCTCGGCCGCCTGCGGGGTGCCGATCGCCATCGCCGGGGCCATCGGCTTCATGGTGGTGGGCTGGGGACGGGAGGGGTTGCCGGCCATGACCTCCGGCTTCGTCTACTGGCCGGCGGTGCTCCTGATGCTGGTCGCCAGTATCCCCACGGCACCGCTCGGCGCGCGCCTGGCGCACAGCCTGCCGGTGGCCGTGCTCAAGCGGGCCTTCGGCGTCCTGCTGCTGCTGATTGCGGCGCGATTGGCCTTTGGTTGA
- a CDS encoding DUF4172 domain-containing protein encodes MWIWQGPDWPTFSFDADRLGAAVAGYRHRAAQLAGGAARLAVADRQEALVLRSQVIARARIDLVVEQARYFDLYRDRLNERRHKVVGRMFTAGPAGFEGGMTAGNYVGIARCSKTTAPRDLAALPQMGALTSLPGGGRSSRYALARVAP; translated from the coding sequence ATGTGGATCTGGCAAGGGCCCGACTGGCCGACCTTCAGCTTCGATGCGGACCGCCTCGGCGCGGCCGTCGCGGGGTATCGCCACCGGGCCGCGCAACTTGCGGGCGGCGCGGCGCGCCTGGCCGTCGCCGACCGCCAGGAGGCACTGGTGCTCAGGTCCCAGGTGATCGCCCGCGCCCGGATCGATTTGGTGGTCGAGCAGGCGCGCTACTTCGATCTTTACCGGGACCGGCTCAACGAGCGCCGGCACAAGGTCGTTGGTCGGATGTTCACCGCGGGTCCGGCCGGGTTCGAGGGCGGGATGACCGCCGGGAACTATGTCGGCATCGCCCGCTGCTCAAAGACGACCGCGCCCCGCGACCTGGCGGCTCTACCCCAGATGGGCGCCTTGACCAGCCTGCCCGGGGGCGGTCGCAGCAGCCGGTATGCGCTCGCGCGCGTCGCGCCCTGA